In a genomic window of Thiosocius teredinicola:
- a CDS encoding amidohydrolase family protein → MPPTPTLFDAHLHIIEPGFPLTENNGFLPQPFTCHDYITRMAASHVVGGAVVSGSFQGFDQSYLLHALKRLGRGYVGVTQVPASIADDDIVELHAAGVRAVRFNLKRGGSEDITHLDSLSRRVFELAGWHTELYVDAHDLVDMLPTIGKLPAISIDHLGLSSDGLPHLLRLAEQGAKVKATGFGRVDFDVASALRQLYAANPECLMFGTDLPSTRAPRAYQDDDLNLIMETFDETAANKILVANALALYRPASLT, encoded by the coding sequence ATGCCGCCCACACCGACATTGTTCGATGCCCATCTGCATATCATCGAACCGGGCTTTCCTCTAACCGAGAACAACGGCTTTCTGCCACAGCCTTTCACCTGTCACGACTACATCACGCGGATGGCTGCGAGCCATGTCGTCGGTGGCGCCGTAGTGTCGGGGTCATTTCAAGGCTTCGATCAGAGTTACCTGCTGCACGCATTGAAGAGGCTCGGCCGCGGCTACGTCGGCGTCACCCAAGTGCCCGCATCGATTGCCGACGACGACATTGTCGAGCTGCACGCCGCTGGGGTTCGGGCAGTGCGCTTCAACCTGAAACGGGGCGGCTCAGAAGACATCACCCATCTGGACAGCCTTTCCCGCAGGGTATTCGAACTCGCAGGTTGGCATACCGAGCTGTATGTCGACGCACACGACCTGGTCGATATGCTGCCAACGATCGGCAAACTGCCGGCGATCAGTATCGACCACCTGGGACTTTCCAGCGACGGACTACCGCATCTGTTAAGGCTCGCTGAGCAAGGCGCAAAGGTCAAAGCGACAGGTTTCGGCAGAGTCGATTTCGACGTGGCAAGCGCGCTGCGGCAACTGTACGCCGCGAACCCCGAATGCCTGATGTTCGGCACCGACCTACCGTCGACACGCGCACCGCGCGCCTACCAGGATGATGACCTGAACTTGATCATGGAGACGTTCGACGAAACGGCCGCAAACAAGATTCTGGTTGCTAACGCGTTGGCGCTGTATCGACCGGCGAGTCTCACATAG
- a CDS encoding SDR family oxidoreductase: protein MRVAIFGGTGFVGGYLVDALVSAGVKPIVMVRPGSEHKMRHPERCQLVSGDISDNAAMLQMLDGADAVIYNIGILREFPKRGITFDQLHEKAAIRVIDAARWTGVNRFILMGANGAKADGTPYQMTKYRAEQYLMKTRLD, encoded by the coding sequence ATGCGAGTAGCGATTTTTGGTGGAACGGGATTTGTCGGTGGCTACCTGGTCGATGCACTTGTCAGTGCCGGCGTGAAACCCATTGTCATGGTACGCCCTGGCAGCGAACACAAAATGCGCCACCCAGAGCGTTGCCAATTGGTTTCCGGAGACATCAGCGACAACGCTGCCATGTTGCAGATGCTCGATGGCGCCGATGCGGTGATCTATAACATCGGCATTCTGCGCGAGTTCCCCAAGCGCGGTATCACGTTCGACCAGCTTCACGAGAAGGCGGCAATCCGTGTTATCGACGCGGCGCGCTGGACCGGCGTGAACCGCTTCATACTGATGGGCGCCAATGGCGCAAAGGCGGACGGCACGCCGTATCAAATGACGAAGTACCGGGCCGAACAGTACCTGATGAAGACCCGGCTGGACTGA
- a CDS encoding Rossmann-fold NAD(P)-binding domain-containing protein — translation MIFGDPRGRMEFATQLLQDIIEPPIPAPLFYTGMLPGDADPIRLTPVHIDDVAQAFARALRDPATYGKKLCLGGAAEVTWREILSTIADVVGKSKHKLPVPAFGVSTAARLLDRFESFPITHDQLQMLLEGNTCPTDDLISLGITPKAFGAHELTYLLKNRKLDAGLHERAA, via the coding sequence GTGATCTTCGGCGACCCGCGCGGCCGGATGGAGTTCGCCACGCAGTTGTTGCAGGACATCATCGAACCGCCGATCCCCGCCCCGCTGTTCTACACCGGCATGCTACCCGGTGACGCAGACCCGATCAGACTGACGCCGGTGCACATCGACGACGTCGCCCAGGCATTTGCGCGCGCTCTGCGCGATCCTGCAACGTACGGCAAGAAACTATGCCTCGGCGGTGCCGCCGAGGTTACTTGGCGAGAAATACTGTCGACCATCGCCGACGTTGTGGGCAAGAGCAAACACAAGCTGCCTGTCCCGGCATTCGGCGTGTCGACAGCCGCGCGTCTGCTCGACCGCTTCGAATCTTTCCCGATCACCCACGACCAGCTGCAGATGCTGCTCGAAGGAAACACCTGCCCAACCGATGATCTGATCAGTCTTGGCATCACACCAAAGGCGTTCGGTGCACATGAACTCACTTACCTGCTGAAAAATCGGAAACTCGATGCCGGACTGCATGAGCGTGCGGCATAA
- a CDS encoding carbonic anhydrase — MIPPLEALQRLREGNQRFASGDRSLDNLQMLTRRDALLAGQTPFAVIIGCSDSRVPVEIIFDQGLGDLFVIRVAGNVVAPSQIGSVEFAAEKFGTRLVVVMGHTRCGAVQATLEELQRPTESQSRNLRSIVDRIRPSVEGLLATELRNNKQELTEQAVRANVRVAANNLRHGSEILESLIDHDELLVVGAEYSLETGIVDFFDGMPDSG, encoded by the coding sequence ATGATTCCACCACTGGAGGCCCTGCAACGGCTGCGCGAGGGCAATCAGCGATTCGCTTCCGGTGATCGCAGTCTCGACAATCTGCAGATGCTCACGCGTCGTGATGCTTTGTTGGCAGGTCAGACACCGTTTGCCGTAATCATCGGCTGTTCCGATTCGCGTGTGCCGGTCGAGATCATTTTCGACCAGGGTCTGGGTGATCTCTTCGTTATCCGCGTGGCGGGCAATGTCGTGGCGCCTTCGCAGATCGGTAGTGTCGAATTCGCGGCCGAGAAATTCGGTACCCGCCTGGTCGTCGTCATGGGCCACACGCGCTGCGGCGCCGTTCAGGCGACGCTCGAAGAGCTGCAGCGACCGACCGAGTCGCAATCGCGCAATCTGCGCTCGATCGTCGACCGCATTCGCCCTTCAGTCGAGGGGCTGCTGGCGACCGAATTGCGCAACAACAAGCAGGAGCTGACCGAGCAGGCGGTGCGGGCAAACGTGCGCGTCGCAGCCAACAACCTGCGTCATGGCTCCGAGATCCTCGAATCGCTGATCGATCACGATGAACTGCTGGTGGTGGGCGCCGAGTACTCGCTTGAGACCGGTATCGTCGACTTCTTCGACGGTATGCCCGATTCCGGCTAA